One Oncorhynchus clarkii lewisi isolate Uvic-CL-2024 chromosome 28, UVic_Ocla_1.0, whole genome shotgun sequence genomic region harbors:
- the LOC139386947 gene encoding protein fem-1 homolog A-like isoform X2, whose amino-acid sequence MDITTAVFNAARDGKLKLIQKLLSNKSPEELEALAEEKTQGGTPLLIASRYGHLEVADYLLENCKANVELGGSVNFDGETIEGAPPLWAASAAGHLPVVRTLLKHGASVNNTTLTNSTPLRAACFDGHLEIVRYLVEHRADMEVANRHGHTCLMISCYKGHKEIAKFLLERGADVNRKSVKGNTALHDCAESGSLDIMKMLLKCNARMERDGYGMTPLLAASVTGHTNIVEYLAHQPHSSREERVDALELLGATFVDKKRDLLGAMRYWRRAMELRQPADKLGLLAKPPPGTPVPAYDCAREVSTAEELEALITDPDEMRMQALLVRERILGPSHPDTSYYIRYRGAVYADSGNFERCISLWKYALDMQQSNLDPLSPMTASSFLSFAELFSFVLQDRAKGTLATRVTFHDLMGVLGKSVREVERAVAQRDSPPEAPQFTKALSIILHLVFLLEKLECTAEQEHLKKQTVYRLLKLNPRARRGFTPLHMAVDKDTTSVGRYPVGRFPSQIVASLLLECGADVDSRDCDNNTPLHIAASNGCPEIMALLVRAGAHFDATNSQRKTAYNLLDEQSNGHPALFPLNYVTLQCLAARAIERHRLPYKGLISEEME is encoded by the exons ATGGATATCACAACAGCGGTTTTCAACGCGGCCAGAGATGGTAAGCTGAAACTTATCCAGAAGTTGCTGAGTAACAAAAGTCCCGAGGAGTTGGAGGCTCTCGCTGAGGAGAAGACGCAGGGAGGCACCCCTCTCCTCATTGCCTCTCGATACGGACACTTAGAGGTTGCCGACTATTTGCTCGAAAATTGTAAAGCTAACGTGGAACTAGGAGGCTCGGTGAACTTTGACGGCGAGACGATTGAAGGGGCTCCCCCGCTATGGGCGGCTTCAGCGGCTGGTCACCTCCCTGTCGTCCGCACACTCCTTAAACACGGTGCCTCTGTCAACAACACTACGCTGACCAACTCAACGCCCCTCCGCGCTGCCTGCTTCGATGGTCACCTGGAGATTGTCCGCTACCTGGTGGAACACCGAGCCGATATGGAGGTAGCCAACCGCCACGGCCACACCTGCCTGATGATCTCCTGCTACAAGGGCCACAAAGAGATAGCCAAGTTCCTCTTGGAGCGGGGGGCCGATGTCAACCGCAAGAGTGTGAAAGGCAACACTGCACTCCACGACTGTGCAGAGTCCGGTAGCCTGGACATCATGAAGATGCTGCTGAAATGCAATGCCCGCATGGAGAGGGATGGATACGGCATGACCCCTCTTCTAGCTGCCAGCGTCACAGGGCACACCAACATCGTGGAGTACCTCGCCCACCAGCCCCACTCCTCGCGAGAAGAACGCGTTGATGCTCTCGAACTCCTGGGGGCCACCTTTGTGGATAAGAAGAGAGACCTCTTGGGGGCCATGAGATACTGGAGGAGAGCCATGGAGCTGAGACAACCAGCTGACAAGCTGGGACTCCTGGCCAAGCCCCCTCCAGGTACCCCTGTCCCTGCCTATGACTGTGCCCGTGAGGTGAGCACGGCAGAGGAGCTGGAGGCTCTGATCACAGACCCCGATGAGATGCGGATGCAGGCCCTGCTGGTACGTGAGAGAATTCTGGGGCCCTCGCACCCCGACACCTCCTACTACATCCGCTACAGAGGGGCCGTCTACGCCGACTCAGGCAACTTTGAGCGCTGCATCAGCCTGTGGAAGTATGCCCTGGACATGCAGCAGAGTAACCTGGACCCCCTCAGCCCCATGACAGCCAGCAGCTTCTTGTCCTTCGCCGAGCTCTTCTCCTTCGTGCTGCAGGACCGGGCCAAGGGCACCCTGGCAACGCGAGTCACCTTCCACGACCTGATGGGGGTGTTGGGGAAGAGtgtgagggaggtggagagggctgTGGCCCAGAGGGACAGCCCCCCCGAAGCCCCCCAGTTCACCAAGGCCCTGTCCATCATCCTCCACCTGGTGTTCCTGCTGGAGAAGCTGGAGTGCACTGCAGAGCAGGAGCATCTGAAGAAGCAGACGGTGTACCGCCTCCTGAAGCTGAACCCGCGGGCGAGGAGAGGCTTCACCCCCCTGCATATGGCCGTGGACAAGGACACCACGTCGGTGGGCCGCTACCCTGTAGGTCGCTTCCCCTCCCAGATTGTGGCCTCGCTGCTGCTGGAGTGTGGGGCGGACGTGGACTCACGGGACTGTGATAACAACACGCCCCTGCACATTGCCGCCAGCAACGGTTGCCCGGAGATCATGGCGTTGCTGGTGAGGGCGGGGGCACACTTCGACGCCACCAACTCCCAGAGGAAGACCGCATACAACCTGCTGGACGAACAGAGCAACGGGCACCCGGCCCTCTTCCCCCTCAACTATGTCACTCTGCAGTGCCTGGCGGCACGTGCCATTGAGAGGCACAGACTGCCCTACAAGGGCCTCATCTCTGAGGAGATGGAG TAA
- the LOC139386947 gene encoding protein fem-1 homolog A-like isoform X1 has product MDITTAVFNAARDGKLKLIQKLLSNKSPEELEALAEEKTQGGTPLLIASRYGHLEVADYLLENCKANVELGGSVNFDGETIEGAPPLWAASAAGHLPVVRTLLKHGASVNNTTLTNSTPLRAACFDGHLEIVRYLVEHRADMEVANRHGHTCLMISCYKGHKEIAKFLLERGADVNRKSVKGNTALHDCAESGSLDIMKMLLKCNARMERDGYGMTPLLAASVTGHTNIVEYLAHQPHSSREERVDALELLGATFVDKKRDLLGAMRYWRRAMELRQPADKLGLLAKPPPGTPVPAYDCAREVSTAEELEALITDPDEMRMQALLVRERILGPSHPDTSYYIRYRGAVYADSGNFERCISLWKYALDMQQSNLDPLSPMTASSFLSFAELFSFVLQDRAKGTLATRVTFHDLMGVLGKSVREVERAVAQRDSPPEAPQFTKALSIILHLVFLLEKLECTAEQEHLKKQTVYRLLKLNPRARRGFTPLHMAVDKDTTSVGRYPVGRFPSQIVASLLLECGADVDSRDCDNNTPLHIAASNGCPEIMALLVRAGAHFDATNSQRKTAYNLLDEQSNGHPALFPLNYVTLQCLAARAIERHRLPYKGLISEEMEVFIELH; this is encoded by the coding sequence ATGGATATCACAACAGCGGTTTTCAACGCGGCCAGAGATGGTAAGCTGAAACTTATCCAGAAGTTGCTGAGTAACAAAAGTCCCGAGGAGTTGGAGGCTCTCGCTGAGGAGAAGACGCAGGGAGGCACCCCTCTCCTCATTGCCTCTCGATACGGACACTTAGAGGTTGCCGACTATTTGCTCGAAAATTGTAAAGCTAACGTGGAACTAGGAGGCTCGGTGAACTTTGACGGCGAGACGATTGAAGGGGCTCCCCCGCTATGGGCGGCTTCAGCGGCTGGTCACCTCCCTGTCGTCCGCACACTCCTTAAACACGGTGCCTCTGTCAACAACACTACGCTGACCAACTCAACGCCCCTCCGCGCTGCCTGCTTCGATGGTCACCTGGAGATTGTCCGCTACCTGGTGGAACACCGAGCCGATATGGAGGTAGCCAACCGCCACGGCCACACCTGCCTGATGATCTCCTGCTACAAGGGCCACAAAGAGATAGCCAAGTTCCTCTTGGAGCGGGGGGCCGATGTCAACCGCAAGAGTGTGAAAGGCAACACTGCACTCCACGACTGTGCAGAGTCCGGTAGCCTGGACATCATGAAGATGCTGCTGAAATGCAATGCCCGCATGGAGAGGGATGGATACGGCATGACCCCTCTTCTAGCTGCCAGCGTCACAGGGCACACCAACATCGTGGAGTACCTCGCCCACCAGCCCCACTCCTCGCGAGAAGAACGCGTTGATGCTCTCGAACTCCTGGGGGCCACCTTTGTGGATAAGAAGAGAGACCTCTTGGGGGCCATGAGATACTGGAGGAGAGCCATGGAGCTGAGACAACCAGCTGACAAGCTGGGACTCCTGGCCAAGCCCCCTCCAGGTACCCCTGTCCCTGCCTATGACTGTGCCCGTGAGGTGAGCACGGCAGAGGAGCTGGAGGCTCTGATCACAGACCCCGATGAGATGCGGATGCAGGCCCTGCTGGTACGTGAGAGAATTCTGGGGCCCTCGCACCCCGACACCTCCTACTACATCCGCTACAGAGGGGCCGTCTACGCCGACTCAGGCAACTTTGAGCGCTGCATCAGCCTGTGGAAGTATGCCCTGGACATGCAGCAGAGTAACCTGGACCCCCTCAGCCCCATGACAGCCAGCAGCTTCTTGTCCTTCGCCGAGCTCTTCTCCTTCGTGCTGCAGGACCGGGCCAAGGGCACCCTGGCAACGCGAGTCACCTTCCACGACCTGATGGGGGTGTTGGGGAAGAGtgtgagggaggtggagagggctgTGGCCCAGAGGGACAGCCCCCCCGAAGCCCCCCAGTTCACCAAGGCCCTGTCCATCATCCTCCACCTGGTGTTCCTGCTGGAGAAGCTGGAGTGCACTGCAGAGCAGGAGCATCTGAAGAAGCAGACGGTGTACCGCCTCCTGAAGCTGAACCCGCGGGCGAGGAGAGGCTTCACCCCCCTGCATATGGCCGTGGACAAGGACACCACGTCGGTGGGCCGCTACCCTGTAGGTCGCTTCCCCTCCCAGATTGTGGCCTCGCTGCTGCTGGAGTGTGGGGCGGACGTGGACTCACGGGACTGTGATAACAACACGCCCCTGCACATTGCCGCCAGCAACGGTTGCCCGGAGATCATGGCGTTGCTGGTGAGGGCGGGGGCACACTTCGACGCCACCAACTCCCAGAGGAAGACCGCATACAACCTGCTGGACGAACAGAGCAACGGGCACCCGGCCCTCTTCCCCCTCAACTATGTCACTCTGCAGTGCCTGGCGGCACGTGCCATTGAGAGGCACAGACTGCCCTACAAGGGCCTCATCTCTGAGGAGATGGAGGTGTTTATTGAGCTGCACTGA